One window of the Oncorhynchus mykiss isolate Arlee chromosome 5, USDA_OmykA_1.1, whole genome shotgun sequence genome contains the following:
- the LOC110523526 gene encoding RIMS-binding protein 2 isoform X3, with protein MREAAERRQQLDEEHEQALAALTSKQQKIHLLHKAQVEAEREHEGAVRLLEDKVRDLEQKCRSQTKQFGHLSKSLEDFRLEADTVDIFSTDSFSKQKTPFSLENKLSQILNGLAVKAGKGNESSANTPLISKFLRPLQIRDRPELLSVNPTTVTTSCPSSPQRATPSEMEDEVSPAPRSKPRYTGTVRLCTARYSYNPYDGPNEHPEAELPLVAGKYLYVYGTMDDDGFYQGELLDGQRGLVPSNFVEFVQDKEKPSIQLGDGDEDLGSLDHITLGLMGVDGGAPRDGLLGSSNPLGPCSNGTGPLDPEDLVDDIVPYPRRITLIKQLARSVIVAWEPPIVPLGWGKISCYNVLVDGEVRASVPYGDRTKSLLEKLDLDTYTHRVSVQSVTDRGLSDELRCTLMVGANVVVAPYGLRVDDILRDSAELSWLPSNSNYGHTVFLDGAEHAVVKPGRYRLRFVNLKAMTVYKVRVVARPHQVPWQLLMEQREKKEAAVEFCTQAAGPPLPPQEVQVQCGQAPGVLQVRWKPPILSPSGTSNGASVIGYAVCTKGQKIAEVLYPLADYVTVELNRIQCLEAREVIVRTLSAQGESQDSHVAPIPNNLLLPPPHPAPVPPQQPHAGPPPPHSHATPPHLQSPHLPHPQLPPPHLQPPSPLPHRQPFPNHSPQTQPHLQPLPPHLVPQPHRQPQPAHPSGPPQPLHLQPHPPHTIPQHRLPLLPHPPPQLHQRPVSARDLEAKEQVVQHGGQPWDPTRSPSAQPPPAPMYGHTLEAPRSANHRSPSPQRILPQPRGTPIPDQMAKAIAREAAQRVAAESGRMERRVVYNEQGQAFHQQNSDEEEEDEEGYGHGLRRQGASVDEFLRGSELGRPVKTECNRAHYSHSEEYHSESSRGSDLSDIMEEDEEELYSEMQLEEGRRRNSHNALKIGNNPSGGRLDRETGRRMPRDGPQPQRHPLMVPSIEGYRDRERSPPNYDESEPEESFRIFVALFDYDPLSMSPNPDAADEELPFKEGQIIRVYGDKDTDGFYRGEIRGGRMGLLPCNMVSEIRAEDEETMDQLIKQGFLPLNTPVDKVGIGQDRRGLCQHQATRRMVALYDYDPRESSPNVDVEAELTFCAGDILAVFGEIDEDGFYYGEINGHRGLVPSNFLEEVPDDVEVYLTDTPSRYAQDEPANRAEAKRVTTDTTESTAPPVRAASPMVRPVCPPGTMRPISPSRGPRDLRDNKKKKGLLSKGKKLLKKLSPVK; from the exons ATGcgagaggctgctgagaggaggcaGCAGTTGGATGAAGAGCATGAGCAGGCCCTGGCTGCCCTCACCTCCAAGCAGCAGAAGATCCACCTTCTGCATAAG GCTCAGGTTGAAgctgagagagagcatgagggagCGGTCCGCCTGTTAGAG GACAAGGTTCGCGACCTGGAGCAGAAATGCAGGTCACAGACTAAACAGTTTGGCCATTTGTCCAAGAGCCTGGAAGATTTCCGTCTGGAGGCGGATACTGTGGACATCTTCAGCACTGATTCTTTCTCCAAACAAAAAACTCCCTTTTCCCTGGAAAATAAACTCTCCCAAATCCTCAACGGACTGGCAGTGAAGGCAGGGAAAG GCAATGAGAGCTCGGCAAACACTCCGCTGATATCGAAGTTCCTCCGCCCGCTACAGATCAGAGACAGGCCAGAGCTGCTATCTGTCAATCCCACCACCGTGACAACGAGCTGCCCCAGCAGCCCACAACGGGCGACCCCCTCAGAG ATGGAGGATGAGGTCAGCCCTGCGCCCCGGTCCAAGCCTCGCTACACTGGCACGGTCCGTCTCTGCACCGCCCGCTACAG TTACAACCCTTACGATGGGCCAAACGAGCACCCAGAGGCAgagctccccctggtggctgggAAGTACCTGTACGTGTACGGCACCATGGACGACGACGGTTTCTACCAAG GTGAGCTGCTGGACGGCCAGAGAGGGCTGGTCCCGTCCAACTTTGTGGAGTTTGTCCAAGACAAGGAGAAACCATCCATCCAACTAGGGGACGGAGATGAGGACCTGGGCTCTCTGGACCATATCACACTTGGCCTGATGGGGGTGGATGGAGGGGCCCCTCGGGATGGGCTACTGGGTTCCAGCAACCCCCTGGGCCCCTGCAGCAACGGCACAGGGCCCCTGGACCCTGAGGATCTGGTCGATGACATTGTGCCTTACCCCCGGAGGATCACCCTGATCAAGCAGTTGGCCCGTAGCGTCATTGTGGCCTGGGAGCCCCCCATCGTGCCCCTGGGATGGGGAAAAATCAGCTGCTACAACGTGCTGGTGGATGGTGAGGTGCGTGCCAGCGTGCCCTACGGCGACAGGACCAAGTCGCTGTTGGAGAAGCTGGATCTGGACACGTATACGCACCGCGTGTCCGTGCAGAGTGTGACAGACAGGGGCCTGTCGGACGAGCTGCGCTGCACCCTGATGGTGGGAGCCAACGTGGTGGTGGCGCCATATGGACTGCGGGTGGACGACATCCTGCGTGACTCAGCCGAGCTCTCATGGTTGCCCAGCAACAGTAACTATGGGCACACAGTGTTCCTGGACGGGGCGGAGCATGCAGTGGTGAAGCCGGGGAGGTATAGGCTGCGCTTTGTTAACCTCAAGGCCATGACGGTATACAAGGTGAGGGTGGTGGCCCGGCCACACCAGGTACCATGGCAACTGCTCATGGAACAGAGGGAGAAGAAGGAGGCTGCTGTGGAGTTCTGTACACAAGCTGCTG GCCCCCCATTACCACCTCAGGAGGTGCAGGTGCAGTGTGGCCAGGCACCAGGGGTCCTGCAGGTGCGCTGGAAGCCCCCTATCCTCTCACCCAGTGGAACCTCCAATGGAGCCAGCGTCATCGGATACGCAGTCTGCACTAAAGGACAAAAG ATAGCGGAGGTGTTGTACCCTCTGGCTGACTATGTGACAGTGGAGCTGAACAGGATCCAGTGTCTGGAGGCCAGGGAGGTCATCGTCAGGACGTTATCAGCACAGGGAGAGTCCCAGGACTCCCACGTTGCCCCCATTCCAAACAACCTACTGTTGCCGCCTCCTCACCCTGCCCCTGTGCCCCCTCAGCAACCACACGCAGGGCCCCCTCCACCTCACTCCCACgccaccccaccccacctccAGTCACCTCACCTCCCCCACCCCCAACTACCCCCGCCTCACCTCCAGCCTCCCTCACCCCTGCCTCACAGACAACCCTTCCCTAACCACAGTCCTCAAACCCAGCCACACCTCCAACCCCTGCCCCCTCATCTTGTTCCCCAGCCTCACCGACAGCCTCAACCCGCTCACCCTAGTGGTCCTCCACAGCCCTTGCACCTCCAGCCTCATCCTCCCCATACAATTCCCCAGCACCGCCTACCCCTGCTGCCCCACCCACCCCCCCAGCTCCACCAGAGACCAGTAAGTGCCAGAGACCTGGAAGCCAAAGAGCAGGTGGTCCAGCATGGGGGCCAGCCCTGGGACCCTACCCGCTCCCCCTCCGCCCAGCCTCCTCCTGCCCCCATGTACGGGCACACCCTGGAGGCGCCCCGTTCTGCAAACCACCGCTCGCCCTCCCCCCAGAGAATCCTGCCACAGCCCAGGGGCACCCCCATCCCAGACCAAATGGCCAAAGCCATCGCCCGCGAGGCAGCACAGAGGGTGGCTGCAGAGAGTGGCAGA ATGGAGAGGAGAGTCGTCTACAATGAGCAGGGCCAGGCCTTCCACCAACAGAActcagatgaggaagaggaggatgaggaagggtATGGTCACGGCCTCAGGAGACAGGGGGCCTCAGTAGATGAATTCCTCAGAGGGTCCGAGCTGGGCAGGCCGGTAAAGACAGAATGTAATAGG gcccaCTACAGCCACAGTGAGGAGTACCACAGTGAGAGCAGCCGGGGCTCTGACCTTTCTGACATcatggaagaggatgaggaggagctcTACTCTGAAATGCAGCTGGAGGAGGGACGACGACGCAACTCCCACAATGCACTCAAG ATTGGGAACAACCCCTCTGGGGGTCGGCTGGATCGGGAGACGGGGAGAAGAATGCCACGGGACGGTCCGCAGCCCCAGAGACACCCTCTTATGGTGCCCTCCATTG AGGGATACAGGGACAGGGAACGCTCCCCTCCTAACTACGATGAGTCAGAACCTGAAGAATCATTCCGGATCTTTGTGGCTCTGTTTGACTACGACCCCCTGTCCATGTCTCCCAACCCGGACGCAGCAGATGAGGAACTGCCCTTTAAAGAGGGCCAGATCATCAGG gTATATGGTGATAAGGACACTGATGGTTTCTACCGAGGGGAGATCAGGGGAGGCAGGATGGGGCTCCTGCCCTGCAACATGGTGTCAGAGATCAGGGCTGAAGATGAGGAGACCATGGACCAGCTCATCAAGCAGGGCTTCCTCCCACTCAACACACCAGTGGATAAAGTTGGAATAG GGCAGGACAGACGAGGCCTCTGTCAGCATCAGGCCACCAGGAGGATGGTGGCCCTCTATgattatgaccccagagagagcTCCCCCAACGTGGACGTGGAg GCTGAGTTGACTTTCTGTGCTGGTGACATCCTCGCTGTATTTGGAGAGATTGACGAAGACGGGTTCTACTAT ggtGAAATCAATGGCCACCGTGGCCTCGTCCCCTCCAACTTTCTGGAAGAAGTGCCTGACGACGTGGAGGTGTACCTGACGGACACTCCATCCCGCTACGCCCAGGATGAGCCCGCCAACCGGGCTGAGGCCAAAAGG GTAACCACGGATACCACAGAGAGCACGGCCCCGCCTGTCCGAGCAGCATCCCCCATGGTGCGTCCCGTGTGTCCCCCAGGCACCATGCGGCCCATCAGCCCCTCCAGGGGCCCCAGGGACCTCCGAGACAACAAAAAGAAAAAGGGACTGCTCTCCAAGGGGAAGAAACTGCTCAAGAAGCTCTCTCCGGTTAAATAA
- the LOC110523526 gene encoding RIMS-binding protein 2 isoform X1, with protein sequence MREAAERRQQLDEEHEQALAALTSKQQKIHLLHKAQVEAEREHEGAVRLLEDKVRDLEQKCRSQTKQFGHLSKSLEDFRLEADTVDIFSTDSFSKQKTPFSLENKLSQILNGLAVKAGKGNESSANTPLISKFLRPLQIRDRPELLSVNPTTVTTSCPSSPQRATPSEMEDEVSPAPRSKPRYTGTVRLCTARYSYNPYDGPNEHPEAELPLVAGKYLYVYGTMDDDGFYQGELLDGQRGLVPSNFVEFVQDKEKPSIQLGDGDEDLGSLDHITLGLMGVDGGAPRDGLLGSSNPLGPCSNGTGPLDPEDLVDDIVPYPRRITLIKQLARSVIVAWEPPIVPLGWGKISCYNVLVDGEVRASVPYGDRTKSLLEKLDLDTYTHRVSVQSVTDRGLSDELRCTLMVGANVVVAPYGLRVDDILRDSAELSWLPSNSNYGHTVFLDGAEHAVVKPGRYRLRFVNLKAMTVYKVRVVARPHQVPWQLLMEQREKKEAAVEFCTQAAGPGPYSRSGPPLPPQEVQVQCGQAPGVLQVRWKPPILSPSGTSNGASVIGYAVCTKGQKIAEVLYPLADYVTVELNRIQCLEAREVIVRTLSAQGESQDSHVAPIPNNLLLPPPHPAPVPPQQPHAGPPPPHSHATPPHLQSPHLPHPQLPPPHLQPPSPLPHRQPFPNHSPQTQPHLQPLPPHLVPQPHRQPQPAHPSGPPQPLHLQPHPPHTIPQHRLPLLPHPPPQLHQRPVSARDLEAKEQVVQHGGQPWDPTRSPSAQPPPAPMYGHTLEAPRSANHRSPSPQRILPQPRGTPIPDQMAKAIAREAAQRVAAESGRMERRVVYNEQGQAFHQQNSDEEEEDEEGYGHGLRRQGASVDEFLRGSELGRPVKTECNRAHYSHSEEYHSESSRGSDLSDIMEEDEEELYSEMQLEEGRRRNSHNALKIGNNPSGGRLDRETGRRMPRDGPQPQRHPLMVPSIEGYRDRERSPPNYDESEPEESFRIFVALFDYDPLSMSPNPDAADEELPFKEGQIIRVYGDKDTDGFYRGEIRGGRMGLLPCNMVSEIRAEDEETMDQLIKQGFLPLNTPVDKVGIGQDRRGLCQHQATRRMVALYDYDPRESSPNVDVEAELTFCAGDILAVFGEIDEDGFYYGEINGHRGLVPSNFLEEVPDDVEVYLTDTPSRYAQDEPANRAEAKRVTTDTTESTAPPVRAASPMVRPVCPPGTMRPISPSRGPRDLRDNKKKKGLLSKGKKLLKKLSPVK encoded by the exons ATGcgagaggctgctgagaggaggcaGCAGTTGGATGAAGAGCATGAGCAGGCCCTGGCTGCCCTCACCTCCAAGCAGCAGAAGATCCACCTTCTGCATAAG GCTCAGGTTGAAgctgagagagagcatgagggagCGGTCCGCCTGTTAGAG GACAAGGTTCGCGACCTGGAGCAGAAATGCAGGTCACAGACTAAACAGTTTGGCCATTTGTCCAAGAGCCTGGAAGATTTCCGTCTGGAGGCGGATACTGTGGACATCTTCAGCACTGATTCTTTCTCCAAACAAAAAACTCCCTTTTCCCTGGAAAATAAACTCTCCCAAATCCTCAACGGACTGGCAGTGAAGGCAGGGAAAG GCAATGAGAGCTCGGCAAACACTCCGCTGATATCGAAGTTCCTCCGCCCGCTACAGATCAGAGACAGGCCAGAGCTGCTATCTGTCAATCCCACCACCGTGACAACGAGCTGCCCCAGCAGCCCACAACGGGCGACCCCCTCAGAG ATGGAGGATGAGGTCAGCCCTGCGCCCCGGTCCAAGCCTCGCTACACTGGCACGGTCCGTCTCTGCACCGCCCGCTACAG TTACAACCCTTACGATGGGCCAAACGAGCACCCAGAGGCAgagctccccctggtggctgggAAGTACCTGTACGTGTACGGCACCATGGACGACGACGGTTTCTACCAAG GTGAGCTGCTGGACGGCCAGAGAGGGCTGGTCCCGTCCAACTTTGTGGAGTTTGTCCAAGACAAGGAGAAACCATCCATCCAACTAGGGGACGGAGATGAGGACCTGGGCTCTCTGGACCATATCACACTTGGCCTGATGGGGGTGGATGGAGGGGCCCCTCGGGATGGGCTACTGGGTTCCAGCAACCCCCTGGGCCCCTGCAGCAACGGCACAGGGCCCCTGGACCCTGAGGATCTGGTCGATGACATTGTGCCTTACCCCCGGAGGATCACCCTGATCAAGCAGTTGGCCCGTAGCGTCATTGTGGCCTGGGAGCCCCCCATCGTGCCCCTGGGATGGGGAAAAATCAGCTGCTACAACGTGCTGGTGGATGGTGAGGTGCGTGCCAGCGTGCCCTACGGCGACAGGACCAAGTCGCTGTTGGAGAAGCTGGATCTGGACACGTATACGCACCGCGTGTCCGTGCAGAGTGTGACAGACAGGGGCCTGTCGGACGAGCTGCGCTGCACCCTGATGGTGGGAGCCAACGTGGTGGTGGCGCCATATGGACTGCGGGTGGACGACATCCTGCGTGACTCAGCCGAGCTCTCATGGTTGCCCAGCAACAGTAACTATGGGCACACAGTGTTCCTGGACGGGGCGGAGCATGCAGTGGTGAAGCCGGGGAGGTATAGGCTGCGCTTTGTTAACCTCAAGGCCATGACGGTATACAAGGTGAGGGTGGTGGCCCGGCCACACCAGGTACCATGGCAACTGCTCATGGAACAGAGGGAGAAGAAGGAGGCTGCTGTGGAGTTCTGTACACAAGCTGCTG GTCCAGGACCATATTCCAGATCAG GCCCCCCATTACCACCTCAGGAGGTGCAGGTGCAGTGTGGCCAGGCACCAGGGGTCCTGCAGGTGCGCTGGAAGCCCCCTATCCTCTCACCCAGTGGAACCTCCAATGGAGCCAGCGTCATCGGATACGCAGTCTGCACTAAAGGACAAAAG ATAGCGGAGGTGTTGTACCCTCTGGCTGACTATGTGACAGTGGAGCTGAACAGGATCCAGTGTCTGGAGGCCAGGGAGGTCATCGTCAGGACGTTATCAGCACAGGGAGAGTCCCAGGACTCCCACGTTGCCCCCATTCCAAACAACCTACTGTTGCCGCCTCCTCACCCTGCCCCTGTGCCCCCTCAGCAACCACACGCAGGGCCCCCTCCACCTCACTCCCACgccaccccaccccacctccAGTCACCTCACCTCCCCCACCCCCAACTACCCCCGCCTCACCTCCAGCCTCCCTCACCCCTGCCTCACAGACAACCCTTCCCTAACCACAGTCCTCAAACCCAGCCACACCTCCAACCCCTGCCCCCTCATCTTGTTCCCCAGCCTCACCGACAGCCTCAACCCGCTCACCCTAGTGGTCCTCCACAGCCCTTGCACCTCCAGCCTCATCCTCCCCATACAATTCCCCAGCACCGCCTACCCCTGCTGCCCCACCCACCCCCCCAGCTCCACCAGAGACCAGTAAGTGCCAGAGACCTGGAAGCCAAAGAGCAGGTGGTCCAGCATGGGGGCCAGCCCTGGGACCCTACCCGCTCCCCCTCCGCCCAGCCTCCTCCTGCCCCCATGTACGGGCACACCCTGGAGGCGCCCCGTTCTGCAAACCACCGCTCGCCCTCCCCCCAGAGAATCCTGCCACAGCCCAGGGGCACCCCCATCCCAGACCAAATGGCCAAAGCCATCGCCCGCGAGGCAGCACAGAGGGTGGCTGCAGAGAGTGGCAGA ATGGAGAGGAGAGTCGTCTACAATGAGCAGGGCCAGGCCTTCCACCAACAGAActcagatgaggaagaggaggatgaggaagggtATGGTCACGGCCTCAGGAGACAGGGGGCCTCAGTAGATGAATTCCTCAGAGGGTCCGAGCTGGGCAGGCCGGTAAAGACAGAATGTAATAGG gcccaCTACAGCCACAGTGAGGAGTACCACAGTGAGAGCAGCCGGGGCTCTGACCTTTCTGACATcatggaagaggatgaggaggagctcTACTCTGAAATGCAGCTGGAGGAGGGACGACGACGCAACTCCCACAATGCACTCAAG ATTGGGAACAACCCCTCTGGGGGTCGGCTGGATCGGGAGACGGGGAGAAGAATGCCACGGGACGGTCCGCAGCCCCAGAGACACCCTCTTATGGTGCCCTCCATTG AGGGATACAGGGACAGGGAACGCTCCCCTCCTAACTACGATGAGTCAGAACCTGAAGAATCATTCCGGATCTTTGTGGCTCTGTTTGACTACGACCCCCTGTCCATGTCTCCCAACCCGGACGCAGCAGATGAGGAACTGCCCTTTAAAGAGGGCCAGATCATCAGG gTATATGGTGATAAGGACACTGATGGTTTCTACCGAGGGGAGATCAGGGGAGGCAGGATGGGGCTCCTGCCCTGCAACATGGTGTCAGAGATCAGGGCTGAAGATGAGGAGACCATGGACCAGCTCATCAAGCAGGGCTTCCTCCCACTCAACACACCAGTGGATAAAGTTGGAATAG GGCAGGACAGACGAGGCCTCTGTCAGCATCAGGCCACCAGGAGGATGGTGGCCCTCTATgattatgaccccagagagagcTCCCCCAACGTGGACGTGGAg GCTGAGTTGACTTTCTGTGCTGGTGACATCCTCGCTGTATTTGGAGAGATTGACGAAGACGGGTTCTACTAT ggtGAAATCAATGGCCACCGTGGCCTCGTCCCCTCCAACTTTCTGGAAGAAGTGCCTGACGACGTGGAGGTGTACCTGACGGACACTCCATCCCGCTACGCCCAGGATGAGCCCGCCAACCGGGCTGAGGCCAAAAGG GTAACCACGGATACCACAGAGAGCACGGCCCCGCCTGTCCGAGCAGCATCCCCCATGGTGCGTCCCGTGTGTCCCCCAGGCACCATGCGGCCCATCAGCCCCTCCAGGGGCCCCAGGGACCTCCGAGACAACAAAAAGAAAAAGGGACTGCTCTCCAAGGGGAAGAAACTGCTCAAGAAGCTCTCTCCGGTTAAATAA